The following are encoded in a window of Pseudomonas graminis genomic DNA:
- a CDS encoding mannose-1-phosphate guanylyltransferase/mannose-6-phosphate isomerase: protein MQLIPCIIAGGAGTRLWPVSREAMPKPFMRLPDGESLLQKTFNRASQLDGVESVLTVTNRDVYFRTVDDYRLLNKRQRSLEFLLEPFGRNTAPAIAAAALHVQARYGDDAQLLILPADQLITDVAAFETAVQSARKLADQGWLVTFGLVPSRAETGFGYIEKGQALSSEAYQVARFVEKPDAVTAQNYVEGGLHLWNAGMFCMRVDVLLAELESHAPALLAAVRQCLAQCTSKEGRNELQIELDSTSFALAPDISIDYALMERSQKVAVVPCEMGWSDIGSWQAIRELSAADENGNRCNGEVVLHDVTNCYIDSKKRLVGAVGLDNLIIIDTPDALLIADANRSQEVKVIAQELKRQGHPAYLLHNTVTRPWGTYTVLEEGKRFKIKRIVVKPQASLSLQMHHHRSEHWIVVSGMARVTNGEDEFMLDTNESTFIKPGHTHRLVNPGVIDLVMIEVQSGEYLGEDDIVRFTDVYGRVPEAAKI, encoded by the coding sequence ATGCAACTTATTCCCTGCATTATTGCTGGCGGCGCCGGCACCCGGCTGTGGCCTGTTTCACGGGAGGCGATGCCCAAACCCTTCATGCGCTTGCCGGACGGCGAAAGCCTGCTGCAAAAGACGTTCAACCGCGCCAGCCAGCTGGACGGTGTCGAAAGCGTGCTCACCGTCACCAACCGGGACGTGTATTTCCGCACCGTGGATGACTACCGGCTGCTGAATAAACGACAGCGTTCGCTGGAGTTTCTGCTCGAACCGTTCGGCCGCAACACGGCCCCTGCCATCGCGGCCGCAGCGCTGCATGTACAGGCGCGCTACGGCGATGACGCGCAGCTGTTGATTCTGCCGGCGGATCAATTGATCACTGACGTTGCCGCCTTCGAGACCGCCGTGCAGAGCGCACGCAAGCTGGCCGACCAGGGCTGGCTGGTGACGTTCGGGCTGGTTCCCTCCCGCGCCGAAACCGGCTTTGGCTACATCGAGAAAGGCCAGGCCCTCAGCAGCGAGGCCTATCAGGTGGCGCGTTTCGTCGAGAAACCCGATGCTGTCACCGCCCAGAACTATGTCGAGGGTGGGCTGCATTTGTGGAACGCCGGCATGTTCTGCATGCGCGTCGATGTGCTGCTGGCCGAACTGGAAAGTCACGCACCGGCGCTTCTGGCCGCGGTGCGCCAATGCCTGGCGCAGTGCACCAGCAAGGAAGGCCGCAACGAACTGCAGATCGAGCTGGACAGCACGAGCTTCGCCCTGGCGCCGGACATTTCCATCGATTACGCGTTGATGGAGCGTTCGCAGAAGGTCGCGGTGGTGCCGTGCGAGATGGGCTGGAGCGACATCGGTTCGTGGCAGGCCATTCGCGAGCTGAGTGCGGCCGATGAAAATGGCAACCGATGCAACGGCGAGGTGGTGTTGCACGACGTGACCAACTGCTACATCGACTCGAAGAAGCGACTGGTGGGTGCGGTGGGTCTGGACAACCTGATCATCATCGACACCCCGGACGCTTTGTTGATCGCCGATGCAAATCGCAGTCAGGAAGTGAAGGTCATCGCCCAGGAGCTCAAACGTCAGGGCCATCCGGCGTACCTGCTGCACAACACCGTGACCAGACCGTGGGGCACTTACACGGTGCTGGAGGAAGGCAAGCGCTTCAAGATCAAGCGCATCGTGGTGAAACCGCAGGCGTCTTTGTCGCTGCAGATGCATCACCACCGCAGCGAGCACTGGATTGTGGTCAGCGGCATGGCTCGGGTCACCAACGGGGAAGACGAGTTTATGCTCGACACCAATGAATCGACGTTCATAAAACCGGGGCATACCCATCGGCTGGTCAACCCGGGGGTGATTGATCTGGTGATGATCGAGGTGCAGAGCGGGGAGTATCTGGGAGAAGACGACATCGTGCGGTTTACCGATGTTTATGGGCGGGTGCCTGAAGCAGCCAAGATTTAG
- the yegS gene encoding lipid kinase YegS produces MTARRALLILHGKQALNEDVREAVERKRKHGWELDVRVTWEAGDAQRLVREGLEAGHRQIIAGGGDGTLRDVAEALALSEVDASLVIMPLGTANDFARSAGVPLEPDQALDLLDVPARAVDMGAVGGQMFLNMATGGFGSQVTANTSEDLKKILGGAAYLFTGLTRFSELKAAYGEFNGPNFHWKGEMLALGIGNGRQAGGGHPLCPEALADDGLLDISILPAPQEVVSTLRSLLEGGLGLDNMFVRARLPWVELKSAQGLTINLDGEPLSGEATRFEARAGALRVHLPSHSPLLGQTRHIA; encoded by the coding sequence ATGACAGCGCGCAGGGCATTACTGATTCTTCACGGCAAGCAGGCGCTCAATGAGGATGTCCGCGAGGCAGTGGAGCGCAAGCGCAAACACGGCTGGGAACTGGACGTTCGCGTGACCTGGGAAGCAGGGGATGCCCAGCGCCTGGTGCGCGAGGGTCTGGAGGCCGGTCATCGGCAGATCATCGCCGGCGGTGGCGACGGCACCCTGCGGGATGTCGCCGAGGCGTTGGCGCTGTCTGAAGTTGACGCCAGCCTGGTGATCATGCCCCTGGGGACGGCCAACGATTTTGCCCGTTCCGCAGGGGTGCCGCTGGAACCCGACCAGGCCCTTGACCTGCTGGACGTACCGGCGCGCGCCGTCGATATGGGGGCGGTGGGCGGCCAGATGTTCCTCAACATGGCGACCGGCGGGTTTGGCAGTCAGGTCACCGCCAATACTTCTGAAGACTTGAAGAAGATCCTCGGCGGTGCGGCGTATCTGTTCACCGGTCTCACACGCTTCAGCGAGTTGAAAGCCGCATACGGTGAATTCAACGGCCCGAATTTTCACTGGAAGGGCGAGATGCTGGCGCTGGGCATCGGCAACGGCCGTCAAGCTGGCGGGGGGCATCCGTTGTGCCCCGAAGCCCTGGCCGACGACGGTCTGCTGGACATCAGCATCTTGCCAGCGCCCCAGGAAGTGGTGAGCACCCTTAGGAGTCTGCTCGAAGGCGGGCTTGGTCTGGACAATATGTTCGTCCGCGCACGGTTGCCGTGGGTCGAACTCAAATCGGCGCAGGGGCTGACCATCAACCTCGACGGCGAACCTCTGAGCGGGGAGGCCACCCGTTTCGAAGCCCGAGCAGGGGCGCTGCGCGTGCACTTGCCATCGCATTCGCCGTTGCTGGGGCAGACGCGGCACATCGCCTGA
- a CDS encoding MFS transporter, with product MSRPSPRMTLLTASGVCALIVLDTNIVAVTLPSIARDLGAGFADIEWVVSAYMLAFAALLLPAGSLADRFGRKRMLISGLLLFILASLGCGAAPDILFLDIARALKGVGAALLLTSALATIGHVFHDEAERAKAWAFWGACMGVAMTAAPTVGGLIAELVGWRWIFYLNLPVGLGLLVMVMGNIEESRNEQSARLDPWGSLFFSASLLSLIWGLIEANRIGWDHPLTAMRLAAGAVLLVLFVIAERLQRRPMVDLQLFNYPRFIGALLGMFAYAGCAQVMMTLLPFYLQNGLGFSAIDSGLGMLPFAITMLLLPRFGPTLSRHLSPAAMMALGLTLVGIGNLLCAWATGIGGYPAFAAAMAVTGAGAGLLNGDTQKNIMACVPRERTGMASGMSTTMRFSAIMLAIGVYGALLASHTLGSLKDTLATVAPDLLDQAEHIASRVVAGDMHAALQTVDASARGMIQPLARDAFVSGFGSVLWMAGLIALFAAVLVGTLMRKPIPLMHLKTA from the coding sequence ATGTCTCGACCCAGCCCCCGCATGACCCTGCTCACGGCTTCCGGCGTGTGCGCATTGATCGTGCTCGACACCAACATTGTCGCCGTGACCCTGCCGAGCATCGCGCGTGATCTGGGTGCCGGGTTTGCCGACATCGAGTGGGTGGTCAGCGCCTACATGCTGGCTTTCGCCGCGCTGTTGCTGCCGGCGGGCAGCCTGGCCGATCGCTTTGGCCGCAAGCGCATGCTGATCAGCGGGCTATTGCTGTTCATCCTGGCGTCGCTGGGCTGCGGGGCGGCGCCGGACATTCTGTTCCTCGACATTGCCCGTGCGCTCAAGGGCGTGGGCGCGGCCTTGCTGCTGACCTCGGCGCTCGCGACCATCGGCCACGTTTTCCATGATGAAGCCGAGCGCGCCAAAGCCTGGGCGTTCTGGGGAGCCTGCATGGGCGTGGCCATGACTGCAGCGCCCACGGTCGGCGGGCTGATCGCCGAACTGGTCGGCTGGCGCTGGATTTTCTACCTTAACCTGCCGGTGGGTCTGGGGCTGCTGGTGATGGTCATGGGGAACATCGAGGAATCGCGCAACGAGCAGTCAGCGCGGCTTGATCCGTGGGGCAGCCTGTTTTTCAGTGCCAGCCTGCTGAGCCTGATCTGGGGCCTGATCGAAGCCAACCGAATCGGCTGGGACCACCCGCTCACGGCCATGCGTCTGGCAGCGGGGGCCGTGCTCCTCGTGCTGTTCGTCATCGCCGAGCGCCTGCAAAGGCGGCCGATGGTCGATTTGCAGCTGTTCAACTACCCGCGTTTCATCGGCGCTCTGCTCGGCATGTTCGCCTACGCCGGCTGCGCCCAGGTGATGATGACGCTGCTGCCGTTTTATCTGCAGAACGGCCTGGGCTTCAGCGCCATCGATTCGGGGCTGGGGATGCTGCCGTTCGCGATCACCATGCTGCTGTTGCCGCGCTTCGGGCCGACGCTGTCACGCCATCTCTCGCCGGCCGCCATGATGGCCCTCGGCCTGACCCTCGTAGGCATCGGCAACCTGCTGTGCGCCTGGGCCACCGGGATTGGCGGCTACCCGGCGTTCGCCGCGGCAATGGCGGTAACCGGCGCGGGCGCAGGTTTGCTCAACGGCGACACGCAGAAAAACATCATGGCCTGCGTGCCCCGCGAACGCACCGGCATGGCGTCGGGGATGAGCACAACCATGCGTTTCAGCGCGATCATGCTGGCGATCGGCGTCTACGGCGCGCTGCTCGCCAGCCATACGCTCGGTTCGTTGAAAGACACACTGGCGACCGTTGCGCCCGACCTCCTCGACCAGGCCGAGCACATCGCCTCACGGGTGGTGGCCGGCGACATGCACGCTGCGCTGCAAACCGTCGATGCCAGCGCGCGGGGCATGATTCAGCCACTGGCCCGGGATGCCTTCGTCTCGGGCTTTGGCTCGGTGCTGTGGATGGCGGGCCTGATCGCCCTATTCGCGGCGGTGCTGGTGGGCACGTTAATGCGCAAGCCGATTCCACTGATGCACCTGAAAACCGCCTGA
- a CDS encoding MFS transporter: MNTSSTRADDASDSVLQSAVSKVKRHILPLFVIMFIVNYIDRVNIGFVRSHMEHDLGIGAAAYGFGAGLFFIAYAMFEVPSNILLQKVGARIWLTRIMLTWGIVAACMAFIQTETHFYILRFLLGVAEAGFFPGVIYYFTRWLPGVERGKAIAIFLSGSAFASVISGPLSGLLLQIDALGFHGWQWMYFIEGMFSVGLCFFVWFWLDSKPHDAKWLTEAEKDALVNAIDAEQKAREAANPVKLSIGKLLKDPQIILFCLMYFFIQLTIYAATFWLPSIIKKMGDLTDFQVGLFNSIPWFIAIVCMYGFASLSAKWKHQQAWVAVALLIAAAGMFMSTTGGPVFAFVAICFAAMGFKSASSLFWPIPQGYLDARIAAGVIALINSVGNLGGFVAPTTFGILEQQTGSIQGGLYGLTVTSIIAAILVFTVRTTPKPGAVPVAKVDVTPSHT; encoded by the coding sequence GTGAACACATCCTCAACACGGGCGGATGACGCCTCCGATTCCGTTCTGCAATCGGCGGTCTCGAAAGTCAAACGACACATCCTGCCGCTCTTCGTCATCATGTTCATCGTCAACTACATCGACCGGGTCAACATCGGCTTCGTACGTAGTCACATGGAACATGATCTGGGTATCGGCGCAGCCGCCTACGGCTTCGGTGCCGGCCTGTTCTTCATCGCGTATGCGATGTTCGAAGTCCCCTCCAACATCCTTCTGCAGAAAGTCGGCGCGCGCATCTGGCTGACCCGCATCATGCTGACCTGGGGCATCGTCGCCGCCTGCATGGCGTTCATCCAGACCGAAACCCACTTCTATATCCTGCGCTTCCTGCTGGGCGTGGCCGAAGCCGGGTTCTTCCCGGGCGTCATCTACTACTTCACTCGCTGGTTGCCCGGGGTCGAGCGTGGCAAGGCTATCGCCATCTTCCTCAGCGGCTCGGCCTTTGCGTCGGTGATCTCCGGCCCGCTCTCCGGCCTGCTGTTGCAGATTGACGCGTTGGGCTTCCACGGCTGGCAGTGGATGTACTTCATCGAAGGCATGTTCTCCGTCGGCCTGTGCTTCTTCGTCTGGTTCTGGCTCGACTCCAAGCCCCACGACGCCAAATGGCTGACCGAGGCCGAGAAAGACGCCCTGGTCAACGCCATCGACGCCGAACAAAAGGCTCGCGAGGCGGCCAATCCGGTCAAGCTTTCCATCGGCAAGTTGCTAAAAGACCCGCAGATCATCCTGTTCTGCCTGATGTACTTCTTCATCCAGCTGACGATCTACGCGGCGACGTTCTGGCTGCCGAGCATCATCAAGAAGATGGGCGACCTCACCGACTTCCAGGTCGGCCTGTTCAACTCGATCCCGTGGTTCATCGCCATCGTTTGCATGTACGGTTTTGCCTCGCTGTCGGCGAAGTGGAAGCACCAGCAAGCGTGGGTCGCCGTCGCGTTGTTGATCGCAGCAGCAGGGATGTTCATGTCGACCACGGGCGGTCCGGTGTTTGCCTTTGTTGCGATCTGCTTCGCGGCGATGGGCTTCAAATCGGCGTCATCGCTGTTCTGGCCGATCCCCCAGGGCTATCTGGATGCAAGGATCGCCGCGGGCGTTATCGCCCTGATCAACTCGGTGGGCAACCTGGGCGGTTTTGTTGCGCCGACCACCTTCGGCATCCTCGAACAGCAGACCGGTTCGATCCAGGGCGGGTTGTATGGCCTGACCGTCACCTCGATCATCGCCGCGATTCTGGTGTTCACCGTGCGCACGACGCCCAAGCCCGGCGCGGTGCCGGTGGCCAAGGTCGACGTCACACCCAGCCACACTTGA
- a CDS encoding LysR family transcriptional regulator: MEIRHFRYFLAVARHRHFTRAAEQLGIAPPTLTRQIQDLENALGTRLFLREQREVRLTEAGRALQIEAELAVRQFETAQYNVQRAGRGEAGRIELGYVASAVFSGVLQQHVSQFRQRYADIEFNINEHLMPTLPRLIEEGRLDVGFIRSPMQLPDSVSVVPLLTEGFVLALADSSWLGKLKIINTVNLQSEVFILPEQISGTLEVAAHGGFAPTLGPQPGGLVSVIALVSLGQGVAVVPESVVDHIRLPNVVYRRIEDCQPSSSLSLIHRRHEKAPAVIRFVEYVKGAL, from the coding sequence ATGGAAATCCGTCACTTTCGCTACTTTCTGGCCGTCGCCCGTCATCGGCATTTCACTCGCGCCGCCGAGCAACTGGGCATCGCGCCGCCCACGCTGACGCGGCAGATCCAGGACCTGGAAAACGCGCTGGGCACCCGGTTGTTTCTCCGTGAACAGCGAGAGGTGAGGCTGACGGAAGCGGGACGCGCGTTGCAGATCGAGGCCGAACTGGCAGTGCGCCAGTTTGAGACCGCGCAGTACAACGTCCAGCGCGCCGGCCGTGGCGAGGCCGGCCGGATCGAGTTGGGCTACGTCGCCTCGGCGGTGTTCTCCGGCGTGTTGCAGCAGCACGTCAGTCAGTTTCGTCAGCGCTATGCGGACATTGAATTCAACATCAACGAGCACCTGATGCCGACGCTGCCGCGGCTGATCGAGGAGGGGCGGCTGGACGTGGGTTTCATCCGCTCGCCCATGCAGCTGCCCGATTCGGTCAGCGTCGTGCCGTTGCTGACCGAGGGTTTTGTTCTGGCGCTGGCGGACAGTTCGTGGCTGGGCAAGCTGAAGATCATCAACACGGTGAACCTGCAGAGCGAGGTGTTCATTCTTCCTGAGCAGATTTCCGGCACGCTGGAGGTGGCGGCCCATGGCGGTTTCGCGCCGACACTGGGTCCGCAGCCGGGAGGGCTGGTGTCGGTGATTGCGCTGGTGAGTCTTGGCCAGGGGGTGGCGGTGGTACCGGAGTCGGTGGTGGATCACATTCGGTTGCCGAATGTGGTGTATCGGCGGATTGAGGATTGTCAGCCGAGCTCGTCGTTGTCGCTGATCCACCGACGCCACGAAAAGGCCCCGGCGGTGATCAGGTTTGTTGAGTACGTCAAGGGCGCGCTGTAA
- a CDS encoding CdaR family transcriptional regulator yields MFALDHALAQDIVDRAMAILPCNVNVMDYLGIIIGSGEAERLYTRHEGAQLVLANSRVVEIDSHTARQLDGVRPGVNLPLMLDQKLIGVLGITGEPDDVRVYAELVKMTAEMLMEHRRQQADQQWRHQRSEDLLSRLLLGDSAAHLVAEAEQLGLQPQLPRQAVLLELPEGASYAAALSAWLMGRYANSWCLPCEPGLIYWCRAVGKDRDDALLLALFDEQGWPVQRMATVEPSADLASLRAACTAARDLLDYASHLRPTLKLLRLASHRVALLFWRNRHDWLAEGIAEPIKRLHDNTQLLDTLRAWFDYSGESQACADALGIHRNSLRYRLEKITELTGCDPYRTEDLLRLYLGAQMVAR; encoded by the coding sequence ATGTTCGCCCTTGATCACGCCCTGGCCCAGGACATCGTCGACCGGGCGATGGCGATTTTGCCGTGCAACGTCAATGTCATGGATTACCTGGGCATCATCATTGGCAGCGGCGAGGCCGAGCGGTTGTACACCCGGCACGAAGGGGCGCAACTGGTGCTTGCCAACAGCCGCGTGGTGGAGATCGATTCGCACACGGCCCGGCAGCTCGACGGCGTACGGCCCGGTGTGAATCTGCCGTTGATGCTGGATCAGAAACTCATCGGCGTGCTCGGCATCACGGGCGAGCCGGACGACGTGCGGGTCTACGCGGAGCTGGTGAAGATGACCGCCGAGATGCTCATGGAGCATCGACGTCAGCAGGCCGATCAGCAGTGGCGGCATCAGCGCAGTGAAGACCTGCTGTCGCGGCTATTGCTCGGCGACAGCGCTGCCCACTTGGTCGCTGAAGCTGAACAGCTGGGTTTGCAGCCGCAGTTGCCGCGCCAGGCGGTGTTGCTCGAACTGCCCGAAGGCGCGAGCTATGCCGCTGCGCTGAGTGCGTGGCTGATGGGCCGTTACGCCAATAGCTGGTGCCTGCCGTGCGAGCCGGGGTTGATTTACTGGTGCCGCGCGGTGGGCAAGGACCGCGACGACGCCTTGTTGCTGGCGCTTTTCGACGAGCAAGGCTGGCCCGTGCAACGCATGGCGACCGTCGAACCTTCGGCGGACCTGGCCTCCCTGCGCGCCGCCTGCACCGCCGCCCGCGACCTGCTCGATTACGCAAGCCACCTGCGCCCAACGCTCAAACTGCTGCGCCTGGCCAGCCATCGCGTCGCGCTGCTGTTCTGGCGCAACCGCCACGACTGGCTGGCGGAGGGCATCGCTGAACCGATCAAGCGCTTGCACGACAACACGCAGTTGCTCGACACCCTGCGCGCCTGGTTCGATTACAGCGGCGAAAGCCAGGCCTGCGCCGACGCGCTGGGCATCCATCGCAACAGCCTGCGCTACCGGCTGGAGAAAATCACCGAACTGACCGGTTGCGATCCTTATCGGACTGAAGACCTTTTGCGTCTGTACCTTGGCGCGCAGATGGTGGCCAGGTAA
- a CDS encoding alpha/beta fold hydrolase — MLRTAIKKLHRLTLLLSALTLQACASTEAPLGQASFAEYRQQTIAWMEQNRTFQTPDHSAEIEWNAPREWRPSGPATRGILLVHGLGDSPWSFNDVGEALAAQGFLVRTVLLPGHGSKPADMLGVTLKQWQRVVREQTQMLEREVPTVYLGGFSTGANLVLDYAYEHPNIAGLVLFSPAFKPANTYAWVTQYIGWFRPWLAKPDDGVRPMQTPVRYLNVPTNGFAQFYRSALLAQKHLDKGVYDKPVFVAITEHDSVLDTGYVLDTFNSRFTHPLSRLIWYGNEPAPAQKKPRVRVRNDFLPEYRIAQFSHMGLMFSPANPLYGVNGSQRICWNGQESADMQKCLNGEQVWYSDWGHREPGKVFARLTFNPYFEWQSGVMMGVLAYP; from the coding sequence ATGTTGAGAACTGCCATCAAAAAGCTGCACCGTCTCACCCTCCTCCTTTCCGCCCTGACCCTTCAGGCCTGCGCCTCGACCGAGGCGCCTTTAGGGCAGGCGAGTTTTGCCGAGTATCGCCAGCAGACCATCGCCTGGATGGAGCAGAACCGGACCTTTCAGACGCCTGACCACTCTGCCGAGATCGAGTGGAACGCACCTCGGGAATGGCGACCCAGCGGGCCAGCCACACGGGGGATTCTGTTGGTCCATGGCCTCGGCGACTCTCCTTGGTCGTTCAATGACGTCGGCGAGGCGCTCGCCGCGCAGGGGTTTCTGGTGCGCACGGTGTTGCTGCCGGGGCATGGCAGCAAGCCGGCGGACATGCTTGGTGTGACGCTCAAGCAGTGGCAGCGAGTGGTGCGCGAGCAGACGCAGATGCTTGAGCGGGAGGTGCCGACAGTGTATCTGGGCGGGTTTTCGACCGGGGCGAACCTGGTGCTGGATTACGCCTACGAGCACCCGAATATCGCCGGCCTGGTGCTGTTCTCTCCGGCCTTCAAACCGGCGAACACCTATGCCTGGGTCACTCAGTACATCGGCTGGTTCCGCCCGTGGCTGGCGAAACCGGACGATGGCGTGCGCCCGATGCAGACGCCGGTCCGCTACCTGAACGTGCCCACCAACGGTTTCGCCCAGTTTTATCGCAGCGCTTTGTTGGCCCAGAAGCACCTCGATAAAGGGGTCTATGACAAGCCGGTGTTTGTCGCCATCACCGAGCACGATTCGGTGCTGGATACCGGTTATGTGCTGGACACCTTCAATTCGCGCTTCACCCACCCGCTCAGCCGGCTGATCTGGTATGGCAACGAACCGGCGCCGGCGCAAAAAAAACCGAGGGTGCGGGTGCGCAACGATTTCCTGCCGGAATACCGGATCGCCCAGTTCTCGCACATGGGGCTGATGTTCTCGCCTGCAAACCCGTTGTATGGGGTGAATGGCAGCCAGCGTATCTGCTGGAACGGGCAAGAATCCGCCGACATGCAGAAATGCCTGAACGGCGAGCAGGTATGGTATTCGGATTGGGGTCATCGTGAACCGGGCAAGGTGTTCGCACGGCTGACATTCAATCCCTATTTCGAGTGGCAGTCGGGGGTGATGATGGGAGTACTGGCATACCCATAA
- a CDS encoding glycerate kinase — translation MKIVIAPDSFKDSLSAQSVAHAIAAGLIDVWPDAQLVECPMADGGEGTIEAVLAACDGEWMSNQVRGPLAHPVQAQWGWLAETRTAIIEMAMASGLQLLSLDQRDATITSTFGTGELIKAALDAGAERVILAIGGSATNDAGTGMLSALGARFLDRDDQPLPAGGLSLAQLARIDLTGLDPRLNSVQFEVAADVNNPLCGLQGASHIFGPQKGASPEQVLALDAALGHFAEHSAQALGRDDSEYPGSGAAGGMGFAAKAYLNASFRPGVEVVADLTGLADALEGADLVITGEGRFDAQTLRGKTPFGVARMAQRNNVPVIVLAGTLGEGYADLYAHGISAAFAVTSGPMTLEFACANAAALLHDRARDLARVWALAAR, via the coding sequence ATGAAAATCGTCATCGCCCCGGACTCGTTCAAAGACAGCCTCAGCGCCCAAAGTGTTGCCCACGCCATCGCCGCCGGGCTCATCGATGTCTGGCCTGATGCCCAGTTGGTCGAGTGCCCGATGGCCGATGGCGGGGAGGGCACCATCGAAGCGGTCTTGGCGGCGTGCGACGGTGAGTGGATGAGCAATCAGGTCCGCGGACCGCTTGCTCATCCCGTGCAGGCGCAGTGGGGCTGGCTGGCGGAGACGCGCACGGCGATCATCGAAATGGCCATGGCCAGCGGTCTGCAACTGCTGAGCCTGGACCAGCGCGACGCAACCATTACCAGTACGTTTGGTACCGGCGAGCTGATCAAAGCCGCGCTGGATGCCGGCGCCGAGCGGGTGATTCTGGCCATTGGCGGCAGCGCGACCAATGATGCCGGCACCGGCATGCTCTCGGCGCTGGGTGCGCGCTTCCTTGACCGCGACGACCAGCCTCTCCCGGCCGGTGGTCTGTCGCTGGCGCAACTGGCGCGCATCGACCTGACCGGGCTCGACCCGCGCTTGAACAGCGTGCAGTTCGAGGTCGCCGCCGACGTCAACAATCCCCTGTGCGGCCTGCAGGGTGCTTCGCACATCTTTGGCCCGCAGAAGGGCGCGTCCCCTGAGCAGGTGCTGGCGCTGGACGCGGCCCTGGGGCATTTCGCCGAGCATTCCGCTCAGGCACTGGGTCGGGACGACAGCGAATACCCGGGAAGCGGCGCGGCAGGCGGCATGGGTTTCGCCGCCAAGGCCTATCTGAATGCATCGTTCCGTCCCGGCGTGGAGGTGGTCGCCGACCTGACCGGGCTGGCCGACGCACTGGAGGGCGCCGACCTGGTGATCACGGGCGAAGGCCGTTTCGACGCCCAGACCCTGCGCGGCAAAACCCCCTTCGGCGTCGCCCGGATGGCTCAGCGCAACAACGTGCCGGTCATCGTGCTGGCCGGGACACTGGGGGAGGGCTACGCCGACCTCTATGCCCACGGCATCAGCGCCGCGTTCGCCGTGACCAGCGGGCCGATGACGCTGGAGTTCGCCTGCGCCAATGCGGCGGCGTTGCTCCATGACCGCGCGCGGGACCTGGCCCGGGTGTGGGCACTTGCTGCCCGCTGA
- a CDS encoding FadR/GntR family transcriptional regulator: MNSTGPLPPKRRQHSLATDLVTDLSQRILMGTIAPGAKLPSESEIVREHGVSRTVVREAISKLQASGLVETHQGKGTYVLARSEQSGLHLKVETAFSVRHIIELRMGLETQAVALAAQRRSQAQLTAMRAALDDYQDLLAKEDSCVEADRRFHLLIAEATGNPYFVEILQNLGIAVIPRSRIATSERAGSSLTHSAYLANLEHEAILAAIRRQDPDAARAAMWTHLSNSRERLAPVE; this comes from the coding sequence TTGAACAGCACCGGACCCTTGCCACCCAAGCGACGCCAGCACAGCCTGGCGACGGACCTGGTCACCGACCTCAGCCAGCGAATCCTTATGGGCACCATTGCGCCCGGTGCGAAGTTGCCCTCGGAGAGCGAGATCGTCCGCGAGCATGGCGTGAGCCGCACGGTGGTGCGCGAGGCGATTTCCAAATTGCAGGCGTCCGGGCTGGTCGAAACCCATCAGGGCAAAGGCACCTACGTGCTGGCGCGCTCCGAGCAGAGCGGTCTGCACCTGAAGGTGGAAACCGCGTTCAGCGTGCGGCACATCATCGAACTGCGCATGGGCCTGGAAACCCAGGCCGTCGCCCTGGCCGCACAACGCCGTAGTCAGGCACAGCTGACGGCGATGCGCGCCGCGCTGGACGATTATCAGGACCTGCTGGCCAAGGAAGATAGCTGCGTCGAAGCCGACCGGCGCTTTCATCTGCTGATCGCTGAGGCCACCGGCAATCCTTACTTCGTGGAGATCCTGCAGAACCTCGGCATCGCCGTCATCCCCCGCAGCCGCATCGCCACCAGCGAACGGGCCGGGTCAAGTCTCACCCACAGTGCGTATCTGGCCAACCTCGAGCACGAAGCCATCCTCGCCGCCATCCGCCGCCAGGACCCCGACGCCGCCCGCGCCGCGATGTGGACTCACCTGAGCAACAGCCGAGAACGGCTGGCGCCGGTTGAGTGA